The nucleotide sequence CCTAATTTACCTAATGCTATAGCTGATTCATATCGGATTTCAGGTGAGTCATTATAGGTTTCAGTGATCACAGTATTTAGCCAGTCAACATTATCAGTTTCTCCCATAGCATATACTGCACTAGAGGTAAGCATTATATTCTGGGAGTTATAGGCTTTTTTGATATAATGATTTATTGATTGGGTGTTAAAACAAGCGGTGGATTCCAGAGTTCTTCTCCATAATTCTGAGTCCATACTGATATTAGCCAAAACAAAATTTATAGAATTTATGATCTTTTCGGAAATACGACCTGATATTTTTCCGTTTTTTATTAGGTAGCAAAAATTTCTGAGTAATTTAGATGCCTCGACCCTGACTGATTCTTCTTTGTCTTCTAATAAAATTTTGGATGCTGCATCACCGATACGATAGTCTTCACATTCCCATAAACCATTAAGAGATTCTTTTCTAATATTTGGGTTTTTGTCGCTTAAAGTAAAATAGAGTATTTCATAGAATTCCAACTCAAAATTTTCTTCTGCGATTTGATTAATTTTCTGAATGAGGTTTAATTTATGCAACTCATTCAAAGATTCCCACCATTTCTGGAATTTATCCATTTCTATTGGGTTAATTCCTGAAAGTTCTGATAAATCATTTTGATCAAATTCTTGTAAAGAGTCTTTGAGAGTATTTAGTTTTAATAGAGTTTCATCAAGTGACATTATTTTATATATATAATTTTTAGGTAATTCTACAAATACATTGAAGTTGATATATATACTAAACAGTACAAAACCCTTGTTGCAATATGATAATAGCTAATTGAATACATTTGATATGTAATTGTATATATTATTTTATGTTTACAAAGGACTTTCTATTTGGGTAACATGTTTTACATATTATGCAAGTATTACCTTTACAACCGCGAGCAGTGCAATACTCCCGCCCATAATAAATAATTTGTAGATGCAATTTGTTCCATGAATCTTTTGGAAATAATAATTTTAAATCTTTTTCAGTTTGTAATACGTTTTTACCATTTGTTAATCCCCATCTTTGAGCAAGTCTATGAATATGAGTATCAATAGGAAAAGCGGGGTGCCCAAAACCTTGGGACATAATAACGCTGGCTGTCTTATGTCCAACACCTGGCAATGATTCTAAGTCTTCAAAACTTTCAGGGACTTTACTATTGTATTTTTCGACTAAGATAAAAGAAAGATCCCATATAGCTTTGGACTTTTTAGGAGCTAATCCACATGGTCGTATGATGCGATATATCTCCTCAACACTTATATTTATCATAGCATCGGGGGTATTAGCTTTGGAAAAAAGTATAGGAGTAACTTGATTTACTCTTTCGTCTGTGCATTGGGCACTTAATAAAACTGCAATAAGTAGCTCATATTTATTCGAGTGTGATAATGGAATAGGGGTTTTAGGATATAATTTGTCGAGATAATTAGAAATGAAAACTACTCTGTCTTTTTTATTCATAATATATTTTTACTTTAATTAAGATTTGAAACTAATGATAATATCCCATTCTTCTTTTGTGACTGGTTGTACTGATAATCTTTGGTTTTTAAAAAGTACCATATTTTCTAATTCTGGAATTTGTTTTAGTTCTTCAACATGTATAGGAGTAGTGAATTTTTCTTTAACTTGAATATCAACCATGTACCAGCGAGGATTATCGGGTGAGCTTTTTACATCAAAGTGTATATCATTTTGATCCCATGCTGTATGGTCTGGGTAAGCCTCTTTTGCTACAGTAACAATTCCTACAATTATTCTTGGTTTTGAATTTGAATAATAGAACAACAGTTCATCACCTAATTGCATTTTTTGCATATTATTTCGTGCTTGATAATTTCTTACACCATCCCATTCAGCTGTTTGATTGGGTTCATTTTCCAAATCCTCAAATGAGTATTCATTTGGTTCTGATTTAATTAACCAGTAATTTTTCACAACTTACTCCCTTATCAATTATGCTTTGTGTTAAACTAGTTATATTATAACACTTCATTGTGTTTAGTTATTTGCTAAGGTATAATCCTTTTTTAATTTTAGTTTGAGTTTAAGTATAATGAAAATTGGAATATTAAATATAACAGGGTATGGTGGAGTTGAATTAGCGAGATTACTAGCTAATCATCCAGAAGCCGAAATAGTTTCTATTACAGGAAGATCGCTTGCAGGTGAGCATATTTCTGACGTTTTTCCGCAATTAGATTTTATGGATATGACTCTCCAAGATGAACTAAGTGGTAGTGTTGATGTTGTCTTTTCAGCCTTACCACAAGTTGCTAGCGCTCAAGCTTGCATGCCACTAATTAACCAAGGTGTTAGAGTAATAGATTTCAGTGCTGACTTTAGGCTAAAAGATTCAGATATATACAAACAATGGTATGGCGAAAATCATCCATCACCGGAGTCATTAACTAACTCGGTTTATGGTTTGTCTGAAATAAATAATAATCAAATAAAAGGAGCAAACCTAATAGCTAACCCGGGTTGCTATCCAACAAGTGCTTTATTGGGACTAGCTCCTTTAATATATGGGGACATGGTCGATACGAATATTATTATAGATAGTAAATCTGGTGTTTCAGGCGCAGGCAGAACTCTAAGTTTGGGTACTCATTTTTCAGAAGTAAACGAAAGTGTAAATGCTTATGGTTTAGATGGGCATCGTCATCTGCCAGAAATAGTGCAGGAAGTAAATGGGTTTTATCAAAGAAA is from SAR202 cluster bacterium and encodes:
- the nth gene encoding endonuclease III; amino-acid sequence: MNKKDRVVFISNYLDKLYPKTPIPLSHSNKYELLIAVLLSAQCTDERVNQVTPILFSKANTPDAMINISVEEIYRIIRPCGLAPKKSKAIWDLSFILVEKYNSKVPESFEDLESLPGVGHKTASVIMSQGFGHPAFPIDTHIHRLAQRWGLTNGKNVLQTEKDLKLLFPKDSWNKLHLQIIYYGREYCTARGCKGNTCIICKTCYPNRKSFVNIK
- a CDS encoding N-acetyl-gamma-glutamyl-phosphate reductase, which produces MKIGILNITGYGGVELARLLANHPEAEIVSITGRSLAGEHISDVFPQLDFMDMTLQDELSGSVDVVFSALPQVASAQACMPLINQGVRVIDFSADFRLKDSDIYKQWYGENHPSPESLTNSVYGLSEINNNQIKGANLIANPGCYPTSALLGLAPLIYGDMVDTNIIIDSKSGVSGAGRTLSLGTHFSEVNESVNAYGLDGHRHLPEIVQEVNGFYQRNNFNQSSRITFVPHLIPMTRGILSTLYLNPNPSFLDSIENDPDLISEIYKEFYNNSKFVKVAKKSPQTKQTLGNNDCIIYPTFDKHTGRVVVISVIDNLVKGAAGQAIQNMNIMFDLPEDTGLQNIAIFP
- a CDS encoding EVE domain-containing protein codes for the protein MKNYWLIKSEPNEYSFEDLENEPNQTAEWDGVRNYQARNNMQKMQLGDELLFYYSNSKPRIIVGIVTVAKEAYPDHTAWDQNDIHFDVKSSPDNPRWYMVDIQVKEKFTTPIHVEELKQIPELENMVLFKNQRLSVQPVTKEEWDIIISFKS